The following are from one region of the Mesorhizobium sp. B4-1-4 genome:
- a CDS encoding glycosyltransferase family 9 protein, which produces MDLPAPLLIFYVRNDALGDGLLRIPALRAARTAFPRSHIVYGSQGKSSLTGMLHKHAAPLVDDFRTIVPLSAILAEFARPGGRTTVVDFRAGVPGLMVTGLQLVGRGVRYEPNFAGHLLSLRWGTRWTLRPEHNGWRYHRLIERLAGRHLPFNHPLDVPQPARALARRLRGTGDRPLILLGGNARGNKFMSEAQVAAMAGNLIDAGYQVLYLVTPGDGPTPQALLARESRLSVIGPELGLGVEPFGDLLLARGEMAAAYVGMEGGLGHLFATVMTPTVIVNNGANLERWRPLSNRVEVVTAPRRGRTANVADTPVEAILEATRRLLAAGRRDHADLVY; this is translated from the coding sequence ATGGATTTGCCCGCGCCGCTGCTTATCTTCTACGTCCGCAACGACGCCCTCGGCGACGGGTTGCTGAGGATACCGGCGTTGCGGGCGGCAAGAACGGCCTTCCCGCGAAGCCATATCGTCTATGGCAGCCAGGGCAAGTCCTCGCTCACGGGCATGTTGCACAAGCATGCCGCTCCCCTCGTCGATGACTTCAGGACGATTGTGCCGCTTTCCGCCATTCTGGCTGAGTTCGCACGGCCCGGCGGACGAACGACGGTCGTCGACTTCCGGGCGGGCGTGCCCGGGCTGATGGTGACAGGATTGCAGCTTGTCGGCCGCGGCGTCCGCTACGAGCCCAATTTTGCCGGTCATCTCCTGTCGCTGCGTTGGGGAACAAGATGGACCTTGCGGCCCGAACACAATGGCTGGCGCTACCACCGGCTGATCGAGCGCCTCGCCGGCCGGCACTTGCCATTCAACCATCCGCTCGATGTCCCACAGCCGGCCCGGGCTCTGGCGCGCCGGCTTCGCGGAACCGGCGACCGGCCGCTGATCCTGCTTGGCGGCAATGCCAGGGGCAACAAGTTCATGAGCGAGGCCCAGGTCGCCGCCATGGCCGGCAATCTCATCGATGCCGGCTATCAGGTCCTGTATCTGGTGACCCCCGGCGACGGACCGACGCCGCAGGCCCTTCTCGCCAGGGAGAGCCGTCTTTCGGTGATCGGTCCGGAACTCGGGCTCGGAGTCGAGCCGTTCGGCGACCTCCTGCTGGCGCGTGGCGAGATGGCTGCCGCCTATGTGGGCATGGAAGGCGGGCTGGGGCACCTGTTCGCCACCGTCATGACGCCGACGGTGATCGTCAACAATGGCGCCAATCTCGAGCGGTGGCGGCCGCTGTCGAACCGGGTCGAAGTGGTGACGGCGCCGAGGCGCGGCAGAACAGCCAATGTCGCCGACACGCCGGTCGAGGCCATTCTCGAGGCCACGCGTCGCTTGCTCGCCGCCGGTCGCCGTGACCACGCGGATTTAGTCTATTAA
- a CDS encoding beta strand repeat-containing protein: MTTVYEAGLPARNSTEPAGSHIGATDTTASGVIAVTSVDGVASVSLNNTAVTGTSAATATTVLANSTGTLTAWYDAATSQIHYTYTLLDNTGDTNNTTISVPVSVTDKDGDTPLSGSNLTITIVDDAPVAHADTDSVAAGQFTAEAGNVITGTGTTSGAAGADTQGADGASVSHIQSDNVGGAGLDINGSTIINGQYGTLTIDASGQYSYTRNAGSAGGVNDVFTYTLKDGDTDTSTATLTIHIEDSTPTYTLPAAGDGVTTVYEAGLPARNSTEPAGSHIGATDTTASGVIAVTSVDGVASVSLNNTAVTGTSAATATTVLANSTGTLTAWYDAATSQIHYTYTLLDNTGDTNNTTISVPVSVTDKDGDTPLSGSNLTITIVDDAPVAHADTDSVAAGQFTAEAGNVITGTGTTSGAAGADTQGADGASVSHIQSDNVGGAGLDINGSTIINGQYGTLTIDASGQYSYTRNAGSAGGVNDVFTYTLKDGDTDTSTATLTIHIEDSTPTYTLPAAGDGVTTVYEAGLPARNSTEPAGSHIGATDTTASGVIAVTSVDGVASVSLNNTAVTGTSAATATTVLANSTGTLTAWYDAATSQIHYTYTLLDNTGDTNNTTISVPVSVTDKDGDTPLSGSNLTITIVDDAPTANADTGNVTEGATLTVNAANGVLSNDAAGADGYAAGGGVVGVRLAGVDTTTAVTTGVNSTIVGTYGTLTLQADGSYKYVGTPNLVPPAGATDTFVYTIKDGDGDLSTTTLKINLTDSGITASANEATVNEGGLSNGSHAGDNSNIFTTGQITASSSAAGGLVYELTSPAAGSHGTLTLNANGSYSYTLTSPVTESPANNGTDTVNHADSFGYKVTDANGNTVTGTIYVDVIDDVPSVIAPDLAVMLNTAGKTFTGKLDFDGNVDNNYGADGGDTRFAASLNGTDSGFTSGGRHILYSVSADGHTLTGFLDSNGDGIYTAGTDSAVMTVGLDLDHSFAAASDTYTVNLIGTIDGGAQSISYNSNNGYTFKGGNAAWYGFIDGSSAHHDLLATPLKINSGTVTNSGSVNGTSSTIGISNAYFDSGEGVRLDYVTSLGQTPANGSNYPAGANETYTGHYDVNGAFVTFAVGNGKSTSVDLSAFVDKGLDTVAGSGSVTANEGTLDSINGVAIKYNGGDTVFSLAGHAVNTIYNVVVGGHTFTVDFVQANVGDPVHAVVGGVVNNTTLGVYGVTDYNALQINFVDTNYTSAATHQASDPFQITDFGATSITPGLPVDLHLPVSVVDGDGDVANGSIGVYLMPSSPTTADHSADAAGASHTYGVTSTQPDVIGSNYDDTITGDAGNNILYGGAGNDTLIGGAGNDILIGGLGLNHMTGGAGNDTFVIDPSKLTAIHVVDVIADYTPGQDVIDLSDLLKSLGGNAPTTDSQAGASVDVTFSGGAAHVMVDDNGTAAGGNMVEVASLTGVSTGSAITILYDHNMPTHTETVVA; the protein is encoded by the coding sequence CGCTCAACAACACGGCGGTCACCGGAACAAGCGCGGCCACGGCCACCACCGTGCTCGCCAACTCCACCGGAACGCTGACGGCCTGGTACGATGCCGCCACCAGCCAGATCCACTACACCTACACGCTGCTCGACAACACCGGCGACACCAACAACACCACCATCAGCGTCCCGGTCAGCGTCACCGACAAGGACGGCGACACGCCCCTCAGCGGCAGCAACCTGACCATCACCATCGTCGACGACGCGCCGGTCGCGCATGCCGACACCGACAGCGTCGCGGCCGGCCAGTTCACGGCCGAGGCCGGCAACGTCATCACCGGCACCGGCACGACCTCCGGCGCGGCGGGTGCCGACACCCAGGGCGCCGACGGCGCCAGCGTCAGCCACATCCAGAGCGACAATGTCGGCGGCGCCGGACTCGACATCAACGGCAGCACCATCATCAACGGCCAGTACGGCACGCTGACCATCGATGCCAGCGGACAGTACAGCTACACCCGCAACGCCGGCTCGGCCGGCGGCGTCAACGACGTCTTCACCTACACGCTCAAGGACGGCGACACCGACACATCGACGGCGACGCTGACGATCCATATCGAAGACTCCACGCCGACCTACACCCTGCCGGCGGCCGGCGACGGCGTGACCACGGTCTATGAGGCGGGCCTGCCCGCGCGCAACTCGACCGAGCCCGCGGGCTCGCATATCGGCGCCACCGACACCACGGCCTCGGGCGTGATCGCGGTGACATCGGTCGACGGTGTCGCCTCGGTATCGCTCAACAACACGGCGGTCACCGGAACAAGCGCGGCCACGGCCACCACCGTGCTCGCCAACTCCACCGGAACGCTGACGGCCTGGTACGATGCCGCCACCAGCCAGATCCACTACACCTACACGCTGCTCGACAACACCGGCGACACCAACAACACCACCATCAGCGTCCCGGTCAGCGTCACCGACAAGGACGGCGACACGCCCCTCAGCGGCAGCAACCTGACCATCACCATCGTCGACGACGCGCCGGTCGCGCATGCCGACACCGACAGCGTCGCGGCCGGCCAGTTCACGGCCGAGGCCGGCAACGTCATCACCGGCACCGGCACGACCTCCGGCGCGGCGGGTGCCGACACCCAGGGCGCCGACGGCGCCAGCGTCAGCCACATCCAGAGCGACAATGTCGGCGGCGCCGGACTCGACATCAACGGCAGCACCATCATCAACGGCCAGTACGGCACGCTGACCATCGATGCCAGCGGACAGTACAGCTACACCCGCAACGCCGGCTCGGCCGGCGGCGTCAACGACGTCTTCACCTACACGCTCAAGGACGGCGACACCGACACATCGACGGCGACGCTGACGATCCATATCGAAGACTCCACGCCGACCTACACCCTGCCGGCGGCCGGCGACGGCGTGACCACGGTCTATGAGGCGGGCCTGCCCGCGCGCAACTCGACCGAGCCCGCGGGCTCGCATATCGGCGCCACCGACACCACGGCCTCGGGCGTGATCGCGGTGACATCGGTCGACGGTGTCGCCTCGGTATCGCTCAACAACACGGCGGTCACCGGAACAAGCGCGGCCACGGCCACCACCGTGCTCGCCAACTCCACCGGAACGCTGACGGCCTGGTACGATGCCGCCACCAGCCAGATCCACTACACCTACACGCTGCTCGACAACACCGGCGACACCAACAACACCACCATCAGCGTCCCGGTCAGCGTCACCGACAAGGACGGCGACACGCCCCTCAGCGGCAGCAACCTGACCATCACCATCGTCGACGACGCGCCCACGGCCAACGCCGATACCGGCAATGTGACGGAAGGGGCGACGCTGACGGTCAATGCGGCCAATGGCGTGCTGTCGAACGACGCTGCGGGCGCGGACGGCTATGCGGCCGGCGGCGGCGTGGTGGGCGTACGGCTTGCGGGCGTCGACACGACGACCGCGGTGACAACGGGCGTCAACTCGACCATAGTGGGGACCTACGGCACACTGACGCTGCAAGCGGACGGATCCTACAAATATGTCGGCACGCCGAATCTGGTGCCGCCGGCCGGTGCGACCGACACGTTCGTCTACACGATCAAGGACGGCGACGGCGATCTGTCGACGACGACGCTGAAGATCAACCTGACGGATTCGGGAATCACCGCCAGCGCCAATGAGGCGACGGTGAATGAAGGGGGGCTTTCAAACGGCAGCCATGCCGGGGATAACAGCAATATCTTCACCACCGGCCAGATCACGGCTTCCAGCAGCGCTGCGGGCGGCCTGGTCTATGAGCTGACCAGTCCGGCGGCCGGCAGCCACGGCACACTGACGCTGAACGCGAACGGCAGCTACAGCTACACGCTGACCTCGCCGGTGACAGAGTCTCCCGCCAACAACGGCACCGACACGGTGAATCACGCCGACAGTTTCGGCTATAAGGTGACCGACGCCAACGGCAACACGGTGACCGGCACCATCTATGTCGACGTGATCGACGACGTTCCCAGCGTCATCGCTCCCGATCTGGCGGTGATGTTGAACACGGCCGGCAAGACCTTCACCGGCAAGCTGGATTTCGACGGCAATGTGGACAACAATTACGGTGCCGATGGCGGCGACACGCGCTTCGCGGCGTCGCTGAACGGCACCGACAGCGGGTTTACATCCGGCGGTCGCCACATCCTCTATTCGGTGTCGGCGGATGGCCACACGCTCACCGGCTTCCTGGATTCGAACGGCGACGGCATCTACACCGCCGGTACCGATTCGGCGGTGATGACCGTCGGCCTGGATCTCGACCACAGCTTCGCCGCGGCCAGCGACACCTATACGGTCAATCTCATCGGCACGATCGACGGCGGCGCGCAGAGCATCTCCTACAACTCAAACAACGGGTACACCTTCAAGGGGGGCAATGCGGCCTGGTATGGCTTCATCGACGGGTCGTCGGCGCATCATGATCTTCTGGCGACGCCCCTGAAGATCAACAGTGGCACGGTCACGAACAGCGGAAGCGTGAACGGCACATCCAGCACGATCGGCATAAGCAACGCGTACTTCGATAGCGGAGAAGGCGTCCGGCTGGATTATGTGACATCACTGGGACAAACACCCGCCAACGGTTCCAATTATCCCGCTGGCGCAAACGAAACCTATACCGGCCATTATGATGTCAATGGCGCCTTCGTCACCTTCGCTGTCGGCAACGGCAAGTCGACATCGGTTGACCTCTCCGCCTTTGTAGACAAAGGGTTGGATACCGTCGCCGGCAGCGGATCCGTGACAGCCAATGAGGGCACACTGGACTCCATCAATGGTGTCGCCATCAAATATAACGGTGGAGACACGGTCTTCAGCCTTGCCGGCCATGCGGTCAACACGATCTACAATGTCGTGGTTGGTGGCCATACGTTCACAGTGGACTTCGTGCAAGCCAATGTCGGCGACCCCGTGCACGCCGTCGTCGGTGGTGTAGTCAATAACACGACGCTTGGCGTCTATGGCGTCACCGACTACAACGCGCTCCAGATCAATTTTGTGGACACCAACTACACCTCGGCCGCCACTCACCAAGCGAGCGATCCGTTCCAGATCACTGACTTTGGCGCGACGTCGATCACTCCCGGCCTTCCGGTCGACCTGCATCTGCCGGTCAGTGTGGTGGATGGCGATGGCGATGTCGCCAACGGCTCCATCGGCGTGTATCTGATGCCGTCGTCGCCGACGACGGCTGACCATTCAGCCGACGCCGCGGGCGCCTCACATACTTACGGGGTGACGTCCACGCAGCCTGACGTGATCGGCTCGAACTACGACGACACGATCACCGGAGATGCGGGGAACAACATCCTCTACGGTGGCGCTGGCAACGATACCCTGATTGGCGGCGCAGGCAATGACATCCTGATTGGCGGCCTGGGGCTCAATCACATGACCGGTGGCGCTGGCAACGATACTTTCGTAATCGATCCATCCAAACTTACAGCTATCCACGTGGTTGATGTCATCGCCGACTATACACCCGGCCAAGATGTTATCGACCTTTCAGACCTGCTTAAATCTCTTGGCGGCAACGCACCGACTACGGATTCACAGGCAGGAGCTTCGGTCGACGTTACTTTCTCGGGTGGCGCTGCTCACGTGATGGTTGATGACAACGGCACTGCCGCCGGCGGCAACATGGTCGAAGTGGCATCGCTGACGGGAGTTAGCACCGGCTCTGCGATTACCATCCTTTATGATCACAACATGCCGACTCATACCGAGACTGTGGTGGCTTGA
- the recQ gene encoding DNA helicase RecQ produces the protein MHGSADKPDAKRRVLKDVFGFDDFRPGQADVMDALLSGRHVLAVMPTGAGKSLCYQVPALVLGGLTIVVSPLVALMQDQVAALRLAGVAAETINSSLDREANVAAWRRIASGQTRLLYLAPERLMTERMLEALSRLDVSLIAIDEAHCISQWGPAFRPEYEDLSRLRGIFPNVPIIAVTATADESTRTDIESRLFAERVETLVLGFDRPNIKLAIESKQDSKRQLLRFIERHAGKSGIVYCLSRKKTEEMAAFLEKNGVTALPYHAGMSKEAREANQNAFMTLSGVVMVATIAFGMGIDKPDVAYVFHTDMPGSLEAYYQEIGRAGRDGRKAEAHMLYGLGDIRMRRLFIDDEDASTEHKRRAHRRLDTLIGYCETAQCRRQVLLGYFGEDASPCGNCDNCLDQVPRVDGAADARIILAAVAQSGERFGATHVIDILLGHETEKVLARGHERLASFGSGVAHKKDFWISLIRQLVAGGFLEPDPSGHGGLAIADKGHALGRGEVPFHYRVEMRGRALRKMRAAEGAANAEGVDASLLATLKSLRLRLAKERQVPAYVVFSDRTLIDMAERRPRDLDAFAGVNGVGGAKLKEFGQVFLAAIAAHHAGGSA, from the coding sequence ATGCACGGATCGGCGGACAAGCCGGATGCCAAGCGGCGCGTCCTGAAGGACGTGTTCGGCTTCGATGACTTCCGCCCCGGCCAGGCCGACGTCATGGATGCGCTGCTCAGCGGACGACACGTGCTGGCCGTGATGCCGACGGGCGCCGGCAAGTCGCTCTGCTACCAGGTTCCGGCGTTGGTCCTGGGCGGGCTTACCATCGTCGTCTCGCCGCTGGTCGCGCTGATGCAGGATCAGGTCGCCGCCTTGCGCCTTGCCGGCGTGGCGGCCGAGACGATCAACTCCTCGCTCGACCGCGAGGCCAATGTCGCGGCCTGGCGCCGTATCGCTTCCGGCCAGACGCGGCTGCTTTATCTGGCGCCGGAACGGCTGATGACCGAGCGCATGCTCGAGGCGCTATCGAGGCTCGACGTCAGCCTGATCGCCATCGACGAGGCGCATTGCATCTCGCAATGGGGGCCGGCGTTCCGGCCTGAGTATGAGGACCTGTCGCGGCTGCGCGGCATCTTCCCCAACGTGCCGATCATCGCGGTGACGGCAACGGCGGACGAGAGCACGCGCACCGACATCGAATCCCGGCTGTTCGCCGAGCGGGTCGAAACCCTGGTGCTGGGTTTCGACCGGCCAAACATCAAGCTGGCGATCGAATCCAAGCAGGACAGCAAGCGGCAATTGCTGCGTTTCATCGAGCGCCACGCCGGCAAGAGCGGCATCGTCTACTGCCTGTCACGCAAGAAGACCGAGGAGATGGCGGCCTTCCTCGAGAAGAACGGCGTCACCGCGCTCCCCTATCATGCCGGGATGAGCAAGGAGGCGCGTGAAGCCAATCAAAACGCCTTCATGACGCTCTCCGGCGTCGTCATGGTGGCGACCATCGCCTTCGGCATGGGTATCGACAAGCCCGATGTCGCCTATGTCTTCCATACCGATATGCCGGGCAGCCTGGAGGCCTATTATCAGGAGATCGGCCGCGCCGGCCGCGATGGGCGCAAGGCCGAGGCGCATATGCTTTACGGCCTTGGCGATATCCGCATGCGCCGGCTGTTCATCGACGACGAGGACGCGTCCACCGAGCACAAGCGGCGGGCGCATCGCCGGCTGGACACGCTGATCGGCTATTGCGAGACGGCGCAATGCCGCCGTCAGGTGCTGCTTGGCTATTTCGGCGAGGACGCCTCGCCTTGTGGCAATTGCGACAACTGCCTCGACCAGGTGCCCCGCGTCGATGGCGCCGCCGACGCACGTATCATTCTGGCGGCGGTGGCGCAGAGTGGCGAGCGCTTCGGCGCCACCCACGTCATCGACATCCTGCTCGGCCACGAGACCGAGAAAGTCTTGGCCAGGGGCCACGAGCGGCTGGCCAGCTTCGGCAGCGGCGTGGCGCACAAGAAGGATTTCTGGATATCGTTGATCCGGCAGCTTGTCGCCGGAGGCTTCCTGGAGCCGGACCCGAGCGGCCATGGCGGCCTTGCCATTGCCGACAAAGGCCATGCGCTTGGCCGGGGCGAGGTGCCGTTCCACTACCGCGTCGAGATGCGCGGCCGCGCCTTGCGCAAGATGCGGGCGGCCGAAGGCGCCGCGAACGCCGAAGGCGTGGATGCATCGCTGCTCGCCACGCTCAAATCGCTGCGGCTGCGTCTCGCCAAGGAGCGTCAGGTGCCGGCCTATGTCGTGTTCTCCGATCGCACGCTGATTGACATGGCCGAACGCCGCCCGCGCGATCTCGACGCCTTCGCCGGGGTGAATGGCGTGGGCGGGGCGAAGCTCAAGGAGTTCGGCCAGGTTTTTCTCGCCGCGATCGCCGCGCACCACGCGGGCGGATCGGCCTGA
- a CDS encoding ABC transporter substrate-binding protein has protein sequence MGFGRQVHRLRTLAAASLLAGSLLGCQSKGSVSDALDPAAIQAGNQPTVVAAANASQATQSLGTGPTKVAMLLPLSAPGTAGESGRKMLDAAKLAMTDLGNPLLTVTVEDTRGDVGYSQQLAIKAITSGAKIVIGPTELPAAQHVAQLSGSNRPPVLALADNFAGGPGVYAVCLTEADSAAAGAGAIAAKGGKKFVLLVPAGSNAGIVEKRVANSLSVYGATLAVTIPYSAADNGAKAVADMGSLVEMPDAVVVASGDGSPSPILIALKAKGIPGKSTSVVGTNRWLDRPIDPLFEGAYIATLDPRETGPIADRFKTTFKYEPDVNVAYAYDTVALTAGIASALGPASFSRKVFENPSGFRGSTGLFRFRADGSSERSMPFYRIEKGALKLVAKSTSGF, from the coding sequence ATGGGATTTGGCCGACAGGTACACCGTCTGCGAACGTTGGCGGCGGCCTCCCTGCTGGCGGGATCGTTGCTGGGTTGTCAGTCGAAAGGCAGCGTGTCCGACGCACTCGATCCGGCCGCCATCCAGGCCGGCAATCAACCGACTGTTGTCGCTGCCGCCAACGCAAGCCAGGCGACGCAGTCTCTCGGCACTGGCCCCACGAAGGTTGCCATGCTGCTGCCCCTCTCCGCGCCGGGAACGGCGGGGGAAAGTGGCAGGAAGATGCTCGACGCCGCAAAACTCGCGATGACCGATCTTGGCAATCCGCTGCTTACGGTGACCGTCGAGGACACGCGAGGCGACGTGGGTTATTCCCAGCAATTGGCGATCAAGGCCATAACGTCGGGGGCGAAAATTGTCATCGGCCCGACCGAACTGCCCGCGGCACAGCATGTCGCTCAACTGTCGGGGTCGAACCGGCCGCCGGTTCTGGCTCTTGCCGACAATTTCGCCGGCGGTCCGGGCGTCTACGCCGTGTGCCTCACTGAAGCAGACAGCGCCGCGGCGGGTGCCGGCGCCATCGCGGCCAAGGGCGGCAAGAAATTCGTCCTGCTTGTCCCGGCAGGGTCGAATGCCGGCATAGTCGAGAAGCGGGTTGCCAACAGCCTCAGCGTATACGGAGCCACACTTGCGGTCACCATACCCTATTCGGCCGCCGACAACGGCGCCAAGGCGGTCGCCGATATGGGTTCGCTTGTGGAGATGCCCGATGCCGTCGTCGTTGCCAGCGGTGACGGCAGCCCGTCGCCGATCCTCATCGCTCTGAAAGCAAAAGGCATTCCGGGAAAGTCGACCTCCGTGGTCGGCACAAATCGCTGGCTGGATCGCCCGATCGATCCGCTTTTCGAAGGCGCTTATATCGCAACGCTCGATCCACGCGAGACGGGTCCCATCGCGGATCGTTTCAAGACGACCTTCAAATACGAGCCCGACGTCAATGTCGCTTATGCTTATGATACAGTCGCCCTGACAGCCGGGATCGCAAGCGCACTTGGACCTGCCAGTTTCAGCAGAAAAGTCTTCGAGAATCCGAGCGGGTTTCGCGGGTCGACCGGTTTGTTCCGGTTTCGCGCCGACGGATCCAGCGAACGGTCGATGCCTTTCTATCGAATTGAAAAAGGGGCGCTCAAACTGGTTGCCAAATCGACGTCCGGTTTCTGA
- a CDS encoding GGDEF domain-containing protein, which yields MTKASTGTNAWQDVMRLALLGTIASLCVSFGLNYLLLFIDALTPFGRGVITAAVLPLVICLPLFVFIGLKLADIRHYRRELNKAASYDGLTGCLNGTVFASLVERRAVKPSAPGSRSGAFLVIHPEHLRAINLRFGLGWGDEALRLIASAIRSSVRSEDVIGRIGASMFGVFLPGASEADARKIGERIRAGVSQVYFAPQGGEEVLAVKLGGVVFEQELEFEDMFRSAAERLSAPRPDGGFDLSHLHA from the coding sequence GTGACGAAAGCATCGACGGGGACCAACGCATGGCAGGATGTCATGCGTTTAGCCCTCTTGGGAACCATCGCCAGCCTGTGCGTTTCCTTTGGCTTGAATTATCTGCTTCTGTTCATCGATGCCTTGACCCCGTTCGGCCGTGGCGTGATCACCGCAGCGGTCCTGCCTCTGGTGATTTGCCTGCCACTGTTTGTGTTCATAGGTCTGAAGTTGGCCGATATCCGCCACTATCGACGGGAACTCAACAAGGCGGCAAGCTATGACGGGTTGACCGGCTGCCTGAACGGGACCGTTTTCGCATCACTCGTCGAACGCAGAGCGGTAAAACCCTCGGCGCCGGGCTCGCGATCGGGCGCCTTCCTGGTGATTCACCCCGAGCATCTGCGCGCCATCAACCTGCGCTTCGGCCTTGGCTGGGGCGATGAAGCCCTGCGCCTCATAGCCTCGGCCATCCGATCCTCCGTTCGCTCGGAGGATGTGATTGGCCGCATCGGCGCTTCGATGTTCGGAGTGTTTCTGCCCGGAGCAAGCGAAGCCGACGCCAGAAAGATTGGCGAGCGTATTCGTGCCGGCGTCTCGCAAGTCTATTTCGCGCCCCAAGGAGGCGAAGAAGTCCTGGCCGTGAAACTCGGAGGTGTGGTGTTTGAGCAGGAACTGGAGTTCGAGGACATGTTCCGGTCTGCGGCAGAGCGCTTGTCGGCGCCTCGACCGGACGGCGGTTTCGACTTGTCGCATCTTCACGCCTAG
- a CDS encoding thermonuclease family protein gives MGKAQRVRIMIAIGSLELLIGILLIVRAAHLFRVDPPIVASAPEAGHKDRRRPVRFLSSSARMIAQDLIAPPQIDATRIERAEPRSPLGELGLASPPKTPMPQDWREMLLYGPQATSSAGFESMGRKVTISGVQGVEIDRTCLFDDISWPCGQRARAAFNRWLRGRALKCFVPPEIDRFPIAAPCRLGQQDVGAWLVSNGWALALPDSIYGKAEATARAAEMGIFGPPV, from the coding sequence ATGGGCAAAGCACAACGGGTCCGCATCATGATCGCGATCGGAAGCCTTGAGCTCTTGATCGGAATTTTGTTGATTGTCCGGGCAGCGCACCTGTTCCGGGTCGATCCGCCAATTGTCGCCTCGGCCCCCGAAGCCGGGCACAAGGACCGTCGGCGCCCGGTTCGCTTCCTTTCCAGTTCGGCACGCATGATCGCTCAGGACCTCATCGCACCGCCGCAGATCGACGCGACGCGCATCGAGCGAGCGGAGCCACGTTCGCCGCTCGGCGAACTCGGCCTCGCGTCCCCTCCGAAAACACCGATGCCGCAGGATTGGCGGGAGATGCTGCTGTACGGCCCGCAGGCCACGTCGTCAGCCGGCTTCGAATCCATGGGCCGAAAAGTGACGATCAGCGGCGTGCAGGGCGTCGAGATAGACAGGACTTGCCTGTTTGACGATATCTCCTGGCCTTGCGGGCAAAGGGCACGCGCTGCTTTCAACCGCTGGCTTCGCGGACGGGCGTTGAAATGTTTCGTGCCACCGGAAATTGACCGTTTCCCGATCGCCGCGCCGTGCCGGCTGGGACAGCAGGATGTCGGCGCCTGGCTCGTATCCAACGGCTGGGCCCTGGCTTTGCCTGATAGCATCTATGGCAAGGCCGAGGCGACAGCCAGAGCCGCGGAAATGGGAATCTTCGGCCCACCTGTGTAG
- a CDS encoding exopolysaccharide production repressor protein — translation MYFPQFLIGMFGTLGFVAVWIFAATGSLWHTLGWTAVAAIVLQIGYFVALMVLVIGRASRKMDSEDFADSDADLPAPFEHDGVA, via the coding sequence ATGTATTTTCCGCAGTTTCTGATAGGTATGTTCGGCACGCTGGGCTTCGTGGCTGTCTGGATCTTTGCGGCAACGGGTTCCTTATGGCATACGCTTGGCTGGACCGCGGTCGCCGCGATAGTTTTGCAGATTGGGTATTTCGTCGCCCTGATGGTGCTGGTCATTGGGCGCGCATCCCGGAAAATGGACTCCGAGGATTTTGCCGACAGTGATGCCGACTTGCCTGCGCCCTTTGAACATGACGGCGTCGCCTAA
- a CDS encoding cupin domain-containing protein, whose product MTKPKMFARAGEGAWTPTPDGNRRRVLLHTDELMMVEFGFDKGGIGALHSHPHVQASYVAEGRFEVTIDGRTEILGAGGSFIVPSGLVHGVKALEAGRLVDSFTPRRADFLV is encoded by the coding sequence ATGACGAAACCGAAGATGTTCGCGCGGGCCGGCGAGGGTGCCTGGACGCCGACGCCGGACGGCAACAGGCGGCGCGTTCTGCTGCACACGGACGAATTGATGATGGTCGAATTCGGCTTCGACAAGGGTGGCATCGGCGCGCTGCACTCGCACCCGCATGTGCAGGCAAGTTACGTCGCCGAGGGCCGCTTCGAGGTGACCATCGACGGCCGGACCGAGATCCTTGGGGCCGGCGGAAGCTTCATCGTGCCGTCCGGTCTGGTGCATGGCGTCAAGGCGCTGGAAGCGGGGCGGCTGGTCGACAGTTTCACGCCGCGCCGGGCTGATTTTTTGGTCTGA